One genomic segment of Rhizorhabdus phycosphaerae includes these proteins:
- a CDS encoding sensor histidine kinase, protein MNAPQGVRPVFGRIDAQGRLAEADPPLLRLQQKAGGVAGGPLALPQLGQIARLSRRLGIPIARQVIAACDDQDVALWVSVRPAEDGDGVALAITGWQENAASQPAPAIEAMRWRDFSRAAADWIVETDALFRIAHAPASLPATIGEPVETLLAFGRDEAGATSIMAAAMRADRFEDAEARFLLGPGVAVHVAGVPLFRASDGFSGYQLLISRRETPRLAASIAAGAIGRADPPPLDAAFGTALGRAMREPLDRIIAHADSISDRGDGPVRRAYASYAEDIAGAGRHLLALVEDLVDLQTIERPDFRPDAEPVDLIDAAARAAGLLAVRADIAQVRIIGPATGTGGAGQLGSSTPSADAAFAPQALPGAAASATLGDPTDGMAAHWRPIPRAPRSPIVARGDFRRILQVLINLLSNAIRHTPAGGTVRIDCAREGDIAAVIVADQGDGIAPDDQERIFDRFERLGLHDGTGSGLGLYISRRLARAMGGELGVDSAPGDGARFVLTLPVAE, encoded by the coding sequence ATGAACGCACCACAGGGGGTGCGGCCGGTGTTCGGCCGGATCGACGCGCAAGGCCGACTGGCCGAGGCCGATCCCCCGCTGCTGCGCCTGCAGCAGAAGGCGGGGGGCGTCGCCGGCGGCCCGCTGGCCCTTCCGCAGCTCGGACAGATTGCGCGGCTGTCGCGCCGGCTGGGCATACCGATCGCACGGCAGGTGATCGCCGCCTGCGACGATCAGGACGTCGCCCTTTGGGTGTCGGTACGGCCGGCCGAGGACGGCGACGGCGTCGCGCTGGCGATCACCGGCTGGCAGGAGAATGCCGCCTCCCAGCCCGCCCCGGCTATCGAGGCGATGCGCTGGCGCGATTTCAGCCGCGCTGCCGCCGACTGGATCGTCGAGACCGACGCGCTGTTCCGAATTGCCCACGCTCCCGCCAGCCTGCCGGCGACGATCGGCGAACCGGTCGAGACGCTGCTCGCCTTCGGGCGCGACGAGGCTGGCGCCACCTCGATCATGGCAGCGGCGATGCGCGCCGATCGCTTCGAGGATGCGGAGGCGCGCTTTCTGCTTGGTCCCGGGGTGGCGGTGCATGTGGCGGGCGTCCCCCTGTTCCGTGCGAGCGACGGCTTTTCGGGCTATCAGCTGCTGATCAGCCGGCGCGAGACCCCGCGCCTTGCCGCATCCATCGCGGCCGGAGCGATCGGCCGCGCCGATCCGCCCCCGCTCGACGCGGCCTTCGGCACCGCGCTGGGCCGGGCGATGCGCGAGCCGCTCGACCGGATCATCGCCCATGCCGACAGTATTTCCGACCGGGGCGACGGCCCGGTGCGGCGCGCCTATGCGAGCTATGCCGAGGACATTGCTGGCGCAGGACGCCACCTGCTCGCGCTGGTCGAGGATCTGGTCGACCTGCAGACGATCGAGCGCCCCGACTTCCGCCCCGATGCCGAGCCCGTCGACCTGATCGACGCGGCGGCCCGCGCGGCGGGTCTGCTGGCGGTGCGCGCCGACATCGCCCAGGTCCGCATCATCGGCCCCGCCACGGGCACGGGCGGTGCGGGCCAGCTGGGCAGTAGCACGCCTAGCGCGGACGCGGCCTTTGCCCCACAGGCTCTCCCTGGCGCCGCCGCCTCCGCCACCCTGGGCGACCCGACCGACGGCATGGCGGCACATTGGCGTCCGATCCCCCGCGCGCCACGGTCGCCCATCGTCGCGCGCGGCGATTTTCGCCGAATCCTGCAGGTGCTGATCAACCTTCTGAGCAACGCGATCCGCCACACGCCCGCCGGCGGAACCGTGCGGATCGACTGCGCGCGCGAAGGCGATATCGCCGCCGTGATCGTTGCGGACCAGGGCGACGGCATCGCGCCCGACGATCAGGAGCGCATCTTCGACCGGTTCGAGCGGCTGGGCCTGCACGACGGCACCGGCAGCGGTCTCGGCCTCTACATCTCCCGCCGCCTCGCCCGCGCGATGGGCGGCGAACTGGGCGTCGACAGCGCACCCGGCGACGGCGCGCGCTTCGTCCTCACGCTGCCGGTGGCCGAGTAG
- a CDS encoding VOC family protein: MSASEYSAQPLALDHLTIVSRSEEAGAAFYGLLLPHLGFSRVKPGIWRNASGLHLQFRAADDDTRDYERYGPGLNHFGFTAPSPDFVEALHKIVTTAGYEARLQTFGDGTVALFIPDPDGLRVEVSWYPEGVPPVD; the protein is encoded by the coding sequence GTGTCCGCTTCAGAGTACTCCGCCCAGCCTTTGGCGCTCGATCACCTGACCATCGTCTCGCGCTCGGAAGAAGCCGGCGCTGCATTTTATGGCCTGCTGCTTCCGCATCTTGGCTTTTCTCGGGTGAAGCCCGGCATCTGGCGCAACGCCAGTGGTCTGCACCTACAATTCCGGGCCGCAGACGACGATACGCGCGACTATGAGCGTTATGGCCCCGGCCTGAACCATTTCGGGTTCACCGCGCCATCGCCTGACTTTGTGGAGGCCTTGCACAAAATCGTGACCACCGCCGGCTACGAAGCGCGCCTCCAGACATTCGGCGATGGTACGGTTGCCCTGTTCATCCCGGACCCGGATGGTCTGCGCGTCGAAGTGTCGTGGTATCCGGAGGGTGTGCCGCCCGTCGACTAG
- a CDS encoding DUF2238 domain-containing protein: MKELQFVGQRKVLFAVTTLWLVALVWSGWHPYDRTTWWMEVAPVLISLPVLWISAARFPLTGLALGLIAVHGLILIVGGAYSYARVPIGFVVQDWLDLARNPYDRLGHFMQGFVPAIVLRELLIRLGGIAPGKLLSAIVLACCLAVSASYELIEFTAAMLLGQGADEFLGTQGDVWDTQWDMLMCLIGAAAALMGLSAVHDRQIGERSARSVDERP, from the coding sequence ATGAAGGAATTGCAGTTTGTAGGGCAGCGAAAGGTGCTCTTCGCTGTCACTACGCTCTGGCTCGTCGCGCTCGTCTGGTCGGGCTGGCATCCTTATGACCGCACGACCTGGTGGATGGAGGTCGCGCCCGTGCTGATCTCGCTGCCGGTTCTCTGGATCTCCGCCGCGCGCTTTCCGCTGACGGGCCTCGCACTCGGCCTGATTGCGGTTCACGGCCTCATCCTGATCGTCGGCGGCGCCTATAGCTATGCGCGCGTGCCGATCGGCTTCGTCGTGCAGGACTGGCTCGATCTGGCGCGTAATCCCTATGACCGCCTCGGCCATTTCATGCAGGGTTTCGTCCCCGCGATCGTGCTGCGCGAACTGCTGATCCGCCTGGGCGGGATCGCGCCGGGCAAGTTGCTGAGCGCGATCGTCCTCGCCTGCTGCCTTGCCGTCAGCGCCAGCTATGAACTGATCGAGTTCACCGCCGCGATGCTCCTCGGCCAGGGCGCCGACGAGTTCCTCGGCACGCAGGGGGATGTGTGGGACACCCAGTGGGACATGCTGATGTGCCTGATCGGCGCGGCAGCGGCGCTCATGGGGTTGAGCGCGGTGCATGATCGGCAGATTGGTGAGCGTTCCGCTCGATCGGTCGACGAGAGGCCGTGA
- a CDS encoding calcium-binding protein: MARITVSDGFFYRDSRLSLALPFTSTIDSALSTGFEYAPDATTRIRMAGEDFRYDEGGRPASGLITAIYGYVEGNLAYSVTDASLTIALLLRITPDTRALGGKINLMDGNDSFFGGSLGDIYSGWGGHDVIMGGDGSDWLNGDDGNDHLYGQSPNGGPDRDDTISGGAGSDYIQGNAGSDDLSGDDGSDRIFGGAGSDFIFGGIGNDTVNGNLGDDSIDGWHGDDSVRGGQGNDVITGGFGYNVIMGDLGNDTINANGADTITGGQGRDRFVLSIRNGDYPVLAAPRYVITDFTEGDDIIVLSSATGARPSSVLTGSADSYQAALTTAQALVDGHEGLHEVAAIQVGSDTYLFYGGIANEGTLSVSILAQAVSATTFELNDFAF; the protein is encoded by the coding sequence ATGGCAAGGATTACAGTCAGCGACGGCTTCTTCTACCGGGACTCCCGTCTGAGCCTCGCGCTCCCGTTCACCAGCACGATCGACTCGGCGCTTTCAACAGGCTTTGAATATGCGCCTGACGCAACGACGCGTATCCGCATGGCCGGAGAAGATTTTCGTTACGATGAGGGCGGGCGCCCTGCGTCAGGTCTGATTACAGCAATCTACGGCTATGTTGAGGGCAATCTCGCCTACAGCGTTACCGATGCAAGCCTGACCATCGCGCTGCTGCTCAGGATCACGCCCGACACACGTGCGCTGGGTGGCAAGATCAACCTCATGGACGGTAACGACAGCTTCTTCGGGGGCTCGCTGGGCGACATCTATAGTGGCTGGGGCGGGCATGACGTGATCATGGGAGGCGATGGCAGCGACTGGTTGAACGGCGATGACGGCAACGACCATCTCTATGGTCAGTCGCCTAATGGCGGACCGGATCGGGACGACACGATCTCCGGAGGTGCCGGTTCCGATTATATACAGGGCAATGCCGGATCCGACGACTTGAGCGGTGATGACGGTTCAGATCGCATCTTCGGCGGCGCTGGGAGCGATTTCATCTTCGGTGGGATCGGCAACGATACCGTTAACGGCAATCTTGGGGATGACTCCATAGACGGCTGGCATGGCGACGATTCTGTCCGGGGAGGGCAGGGCAATGACGTCATTACCGGCGGCTTTGGCTACAACGTCATCATGGGTGATCTGGGCAATGACACGATCAATGCCAACGGCGCCGATACCATTACCGGAGGCCAGGGCAGAGATCGCTTTGTCCTCTCGATAAGGAATGGCGATTACCCGGTGTTGGCAGCCCCGAGGTACGTCATCACAGACTTCACTGAGGGAGACGATATCATTGTATTGTCCTCGGCTACGGGGGCCAGGCCGAGCTCGGTTCTGACGGGGAGTGCCGATAGCTATCAGGCTGCGCTCACAACTGCTCAAGCACTTGTCGATGGCCACGAGGGCCTCCACGAAGTTGCTGCGATCCAGGTGGGAAGCGACACCTATCTCTTCTATGGCGGAATTGCGAATGAGGGCACGCTCAGCGTTTCCATCCTCGCGCAAGCGGTGTCAGCCACGACGTTCGAGTTGAATGATTTCGCCTTCTAG
- the thiC gene encoding phosphomethylpyrimidine synthase ThiC has translation MADADPTNPSAGGARPAMAVTTGPIRGSRKIHVEGPQGVRVAMREIALEPSANEPPVRVYDCSGPYTDPNAQIDILAGLPALRRDWILGRGDVEEYQGRAVKPEDNGLKGPDRSGGVTPFPNVVQRPLRAKAGMNVTQMHYARRGIITPEMEYVAIRENVGRAALKEKLLRDGEDFGASIPDFVTPEFVRDEVARGRAIIPSNINHPESEPMAIGRNFLVKINANIGNSAVASDVAAEVDKMVWSIRWGADTVMDLSTGRNIHDTREWILRNSPVPIGTVPIYQALEKVGGIAEDLTWEIFRDTLIEQAEQGVDYFTIHAGVRLPFIPMTAKRVTGIVSRGGSIMAKWCLAHHRESFLYERFDEICEIMKAYDVAFSLGDGLRPGSIADANDEAQFSELKTLGELTQIAWKHDCQVMIEGPGHVPMHKIKANMDKQLEACGEAPFYTLGPLTTDIAPGYDHITSAIGAAMIGWFGTAMLCYVTPKEHLGLPDRDDVKVGVVTYKLAAHAADLAKGHPAAKLRDDALSRARFEFRWRDQFHLSLDPDTAEQYHDQTLPAEGAKTAHFCSMCGPKFCSMKITQEVRDFAATKNAPADQFIAAGEAEAGMRAMSDVFREKGGEIYLPAAE, from the coding sequence ATGGCCGACGCAGATCCGACCAACCCGTCCGCCGGCGGCGCACGCCCCGCCATGGCGGTCACCACCGGCCCCATCCGTGGATCGCGCAAGATCCATGTGGAAGGGCCGCAGGGCGTTCGCGTCGCCATGCGCGAGATTGCGCTGGAGCCTTCGGCCAATGAGCCTCCGGTGCGCGTCTATGACTGCTCCGGCCCCTATACTGATCCCAATGCGCAGATCGACATCCTGGCCGGCCTGCCTGCGCTCCGCCGCGACTGGATCCTCGGCCGCGGCGATGTGGAGGAGTATCAGGGTCGCGCGGTGAAGCCTGAGGACAATGGACTCAAGGGTCCCGATCGCTCGGGCGGCGTAACCCCCTTCCCGAATGTCGTGCAGCGCCCGCTGCGCGCCAAGGCGGGGATGAACGTCACCCAGATGCATTATGCCCGGCGCGGCATCATCACGCCCGAAATGGAATATGTGGCGATCCGCGAGAATGTCGGCCGCGCCGCGCTCAAGGAAAAGCTGCTGCGCGACGGCGAGGATTTCGGAGCGTCGATCCCCGATTTCGTCACCCCCGAATTCGTCCGTGACGAGGTCGCGCGCGGCCGCGCGATCATCCCGTCGAACATCAATCACCCCGAATCCGAGCCGATGGCGATCGGCCGGAATTTCCTGGTGAAGATCAACGCCAATATCGGCAATTCGGCGGTCGCCTCCGACGTCGCGGCCGAGGTCGACAAGATGGTCTGGTCGATCCGCTGGGGCGCCGACACCGTCATGGACCTGTCGACCGGCCGCAACATCCACGACACGCGCGAGTGGATCCTGCGCAACTCGCCCGTGCCGATCGGCACCGTGCCGATCTATCAGGCACTCGAGAAGGTCGGCGGCATCGCCGAGGACCTGACCTGGGAAATCTTCCGCGACACGCTGATCGAGCAGGCCGAGCAGGGCGTCGATTATTTCACCATCCATGCCGGCGTGCGCCTGCCTTTCATCCCTATGACGGCGAAGCGTGTGACCGGCATCGTCAGCCGCGGCGGCTCGATCATGGCGAAATGGTGCCTGGCGCACCACCGCGAGAGCTTCCTCTACGAGCGCTTCGATGAAATCTGCGAGATCATGAAGGCCTATGACGTCGCCTTCTCGCTGGGCGACGGCCTGCGCCCCGGATCGATCGCGGACGCGAATGACGAAGCGCAGTTCAGCGAGCTGAAGACACTGGGCGAGCTGACCCAGATCGCCTGGAAGCATGATTGCCAGGTGATGATCGAAGGCCCCGGCCATGTGCCGATGCACAAGATCAAGGCGAACATGGACAAGCAGCTCGAAGCCTGCGGCGAGGCACCCTTCTACACGCTCGGGCCGCTGACGACCGACATCGCGCCGGGCTACGACCACATCACCTCGGCGATCGGCGCCGCGATGATCGGCTGGTTCGGCACCGCGATGCTCTGCTACGTCACCCCGAAGGAGCATCTGGGCCTGCCCGATCGCGACGACGTGAAGGTGGGCGTGGTCACCTACAAGCTCGCGGCCCACGCCGCCGACCTCGCCAAGGGGCATCCCGCCGCCAAGCTGCGCGACGACGCGCTCAGCCGCGCCCGCTTCGAGTTCCGCTGGCGCGACCAGTTCCATCTGTCGCTCGATCCCGACACGGCCGAGCAATATCATGACCAGACGCTGCCGGCCGAAGGCGCGAAGACCGCGCATTTCTGCTCGATGTGCGGGCCGAAATTCTGCTCGATGAAGATCACGCAGGAAGTGCGCGACTTCGCCGCCACGAAGAATGCTCCCGCCGACCAGTTCATTGCCGCCGGCGAGGCCGAGGCCGGCATGCGCGCGATGAGCGACGTGTTCCGCGAGAAGGGCGGCGAGATCTACCTGCCTGCTGCGGAGTGA
- the crtY gene encoding lycopene beta-cyclase CrtY — protein sequence MLKPMNGPSCDLAIIGGGLSGGLLALAARRARPDRRVILIEAAPALGGAHLWSFVDSDVDAEGKALLEPLVSYGWREFSVVFPLYKRALPFPLYSIRSDRFDAALREAMPAESILTGRRAVAASATEVRLEDGTSIRARGVIDARGPGDLSLLDLHWRKFVGYELTLDGPHSVRRATIIDAAADPAEGFQFMTMLPIETDRLFIEDIRYEAWPELDMTDHGARIVNHAARFGWRIRGSARGQAGILPIVLGGDFESYWRSGGEGVAKAGLRSGLFHPISGNSLGDAARTAQLVAGTDDWSGDALHALLHDHAAKNWARRDYYRRFARQMLRETPVAQGYKMFEALYAMDADLIARFHAMKLGFTDRMALSLGEGPMPVTAFLKR from the coding sequence ATGCTGAAGCCGATGAATGGCCCCAGTTGCGACCTTGCGATCATCGGCGGAGGCCTTTCGGGCGGCCTGCTGGCGCTTGCCGCGCGGCGGGCGCGCCCCGACCGGCGGGTGATCCTGATCGAGGCGGCCCCTGCGCTGGGCGGCGCGCATCTCTGGTCCTTCGTCGACAGCGACGTCGATGCAGAGGGCAAGGCGCTGCTCGAGCCGCTGGTCAGCTATGGCTGGCGCGAATTCTCGGTCGTGTTTCCGCTCTACAAGCGTGCCCTGCCATTCCCGCTCTACAGCATAAGATCGGATCGATTCGACGCGGCGCTACGCGAGGCGATGCCGGCAGAGAGCATCCTGACCGGGCGGAGGGCGGTGGCGGCTAGCGCGACCGAGGTCCGGCTCGAGGACGGGACGTCGATCCGCGCACGGGGCGTGATCGACGCGCGAGGGCCCGGGGACCTGTCGCTGCTCGACCTCCACTGGCGCAAATTCGTCGGCTATGAGCTGACGCTGGACGGGCCCCACAGCGTGCGCCGTGCAACGATCATCGACGCCGCCGCCGACCCGGCCGAGGGCTTCCAGTTCATGACGATGCTGCCAATCGAGACCGACCGGTTGTTCATCGAGGACATACGCTACGAGGCCTGGCCCGAACTCGACATGACCGACCATGGCGCGCGAATCGTCAACCACGCCGCGCGCTTCGGCTGGCGAATCCGCGGCTCCGCGCGGGGGCAGGCCGGCATATTGCCGATCGTGCTGGGCGGCGATTTCGAAAGCTACTGGCGATCGGGCGGCGAGGGCGTGGCGAAGGCAGGCCTGCGATCGGGACTGTTCCACCCGATATCGGGCAATTCGCTGGGCGACGCAGCGCGGACCGCGCAGCTGGTGGCGGGGACGGACGACTGGTCGGGCGACGCGCTCCACGCGTTGCTCCACGACCATGCCGCGAAAAACTGGGCCCGGCGCGACTATTATCGTCGCTTCGCCCGGCAGATGCTGCGCGAGACCCCGGTGGCACAGGGCTACAAGATGTTCGAGGCGCTCTATGCGATGGATGCCGATCTGATTGCGCGCTTCCACGCAATGAAGCTGGGCTTCACCGACCGGATGGCGCTCAGCCTGGGCGAAGGGCCGATGCCGGTCACCGCCTTCCTCAAGCGATAG
- a CDS encoding TIGR00730 family Rossman fold protein has product MTISTLCVFCGSSPGHDPVHGEAARALGGALTDAGIDLVYGGGHVGLMGMVADAVLAGGGRVTGVIPQALHELEVAHHGLTMLHVVGSMHERKAMMADLSGGFIAMPGGIGTFEELFEVWTWGQLGYHCKPVGLLNVGGFYDRLVDFIDEVVDAGFLRSAHRSMLMVEDDPAALVARMQTYEPPIVEKWIGREQR; this is encoded by the coding sequence ATGACGATTTCCACCCTGTGCGTCTTCTGCGGCTCCAGCCCCGGCCATGACCCGGTGCATGGCGAAGCCGCCCGCGCGCTGGGCGGCGCGCTGACCGATGCGGGTATCGATCTGGTTTATGGCGGCGGGCATGTCGGCCTGATGGGGATGGTCGCCGACGCGGTGCTGGCGGGCGGCGGGCGCGTGACCGGCGTGATCCCGCAGGCGCTGCACGAGCTGGAGGTGGCGCATCACGGGCTGACCATGCTGCACGTCGTCGGATCGATGCACGAACGCAAGGCGATGATGGCGGATCTTTCGGGCGGCTTCATTGCCATGCCAGGCGGGATCGGGACCTTCGAGGAGCTGTTCGAAGTGTGGACCTGGGGGCAACTCGGCTATCATTGCAAGCCGGTTGGCCTGCTCAACGTCGGCGGCTTCTACGACCGGTTGGTCGACTTCATCGACGAGGTCGTGGACGCGGGCTTCCTGCGCTCGGCGCACCGGTCGATGCTCATGGTCGAGGACGATCCCGCCGCGCTGGTCGCACGGATGCAGACCTACGAGCCCCCGATCGTCGAGAAGTGGATCGGACGCGAGCAGCGGTGA
- the aat gene encoding leucyl/phenylalanyl-tRNA--protein transferase — protein MKTIDPDLLLRAYSIGVFPMADSRGADDVYWVEPKKRGILPIDQFRLSRSLAKTIRSERFTVTCDTAFAEVVAQCAESTDDRPDTWINTAIESAYADLHRRGHAHSVECWRDGRLVGGLYGVRLGGAFFGESMFSRESNASKVALAWLIARLKVGRFRLLDCQFITDHLRSLGAIEVSRDDYVALLDGALGVAGLGSGAAGTAGAEGWSPPDFFALDGDATRPDRRTVSGPISGCTIVQLLGQTS, from the coding sequence ATGAAGACGATCGACCCCGACCTGCTCCTCAGAGCCTATTCGATCGGCGTATTCCCGATGGCCGACAGCCGTGGCGCGGACGACGTCTACTGGGTCGAGCCGAAGAAACGCGGCATATTGCCGATCGACCAGTTCCGCCTGTCGCGGTCGCTAGCCAAGACGATCCGGTCGGAGCGCTTCACCGTGACCTGCGACACCGCCTTCGCCGAGGTCGTGGCGCAATGCGCCGAATCGACCGACGACCGGCCCGATACCTGGATCAATACCGCGATCGAATCGGCCTATGCCGATCTTCACCGGCGCGGCCATGCCCATTCGGTCGAGTGCTGGCGCGACGGCCGGCTGGTCGGTGGCCTGTATGGCGTGCGGCTGGGTGGCGCCTTTTTCGGCGAGAGCATGTTCAGCCGCGAGAGCAATGCGTCGAAAGTCGCGCTTGCCTGGCTGATCGCGCGACTCAAAGTGGGCCGCTTCCGCTTGCTCGATTGCCAGTTCATCACCGATCACCTCCGCTCGCTCGGCGCGATCGAGGTGAGCCGCGACGATTATGTGGCGTTGCTGGACGGCGCGCTGGGCGTGGCCGGCTTGGGATCTGGCGCGGCCGGCACCGCCGGCGCGGAGGGCTGGTCTCCACCCGACTTCTTCGCGCTCGATGGCGACGCGACACGCCCCGACAGGCGCACCGTATCGGGCCCGATATCCGGGTGCACCATCGTGCAGCTCTTGGGCCAGACGTCGTAA
- the mlaD gene encoding outer membrane lipid asymmetry maintenance protein MlaD, with product MRPLLRENIGEALVGLFVILFAGWFVWFAYGATGGGAKAGAIHVTAFFPNSTGINVGSDVRVAGMKVGTVAAQALDPQSYQVKVKLALDPAVKLPADSSAAITSEGFLGATFISLIPGGDTVALKDGDTIADTQGAMDLMGMVGQFINKSGGSSGGGSDEAAKP from the coding sequence ATGAGACCGCTGTTGCGTGAAAATATCGGCGAAGCGCTGGTTGGCCTGTTCGTCATCCTGTTCGCCGGCTGGTTCGTGTGGTTCGCCTATGGCGCGACCGGCGGCGGCGCCAAGGCCGGGGCGATCCACGTCACCGCCTTCTTCCCCAACAGCACCGGCATCAACGTCGGCAGCGACGTTCGCGTCGCCGGCATGAAGGTCGGGACGGTCGCCGCACAGGCGCTCGATCCGCAAAGTTATCAGGTGAAGGTGAAGCTCGCGCTCGATCCGGCGGTGAAGCTGCCGGCCGACAGCAGCGCGGCGATCACCTCCGAAGGCTTTCTGGGCGCGACCTTCATTTCGCTGATCCCGGGCGGCGATACGGTTGCGCTGAAGGACGGCGACACGATCGCCGATACCCAGGGCGCGATGGACCTGATGGGCATGGTCGGCCAGTTCATCAACAAGTCCGGCGGCTCGTCGGGCGGCGGCAGCGACGAAGCGGCGAAACCGTGA
- a CDS encoding NADH:ubiquinone oxidoreductase subunit NDUFA12 — MLKKIFTWWDGATIGTLRFTKKNGTRIGEDSLGNVYYEGGKATDGRPRRWVIYSGANDASRVPPEWHGWLHHSTDFTPDQLPAPRAWQQPAVPNLTGTEAAYRPSGALERGGVRAAATGDYEAWSPN; from the coding sequence ATGCTCAAGAAGATTTTCACCTGGTGGGACGGTGCCACGATCGGCACGCTCCGCTTCACCAAGAAGAACGGGACGCGGATCGGCGAGGATTCGCTGGGCAACGTCTATTATGAAGGCGGCAAGGCGACCGATGGCCGCCCCCGCCGCTGGGTGATCTATTCCGGCGCCAATGACGCCAGCCGGGTTCCGCCCGAATGGCATGGCTGGCTGCACCACAGCACCGACTTCACCCCCGACCAGTTGCCCGCGCCCCGCGCCTGGCAGCAGCCGGCGGTGCCGAACCTAACGGGAACCGAAGCGGCCTATCGGCCGTCTGGTGCCCTGGAGCGGGGCGGCGTCCGAGCGGCGGCGACCGGCGATTATGAGGCATGGAGCCCGAACTGA
- a CDS encoding DUF192 domain-containing protein yields the protein MRIPGAFAAALLLAACAPGPAGARDAAAGEAAAATVPLSIATKAGKIAFQVEVARTSEEQARGLMYRTSLAEDRGMIFPMVPPRFASFWMKNTYIPLDLIFIRTDGSIARIAANAVPEDLSPIPSGEPVAAVLEIAGGGAARHGIVEGDRVSWAGQ from the coding sequence ATGCGTATTCCGGGCGCGTTCGCCGCCGCCCTTTTGCTTGCCGCCTGCGCCCCCGGGCCGGCCGGCGCGCGTGATGCGGCGGCCGGTGAAGCCGCCGCCGCGACGGTGCCGCTGAGCATCGCTACCAAGGCGGGCAAGATTGCCTTTCAGGTCGAGGTTGCCCGAACTTCAGAAGAACAGGCGCGGGGCCTGATGTACCGCACCAGCCTCGCCGAGGACCGCGGGATGATCTTTCCGATGGTTCCGCCACGCTTCGCCAGCTTCTGGATGAAGAATACCTATATCCCGCTCGACCTGATCTTCATCCGCACCGACGGCAGCATCGCGCGGATCGCCGCCAATGCTGTCCCCGAAGATCTGAGCCCGATCCCTTCGGGCGAGCCGGTCGCGGCCGTGCTCGAGATCGCCGGCGGCGGCGCGGCGCGCCACGGGATTGTCGAGGGCGATCGCGTTTCTTGGGCCGGTCAATGA
- a CDS encoding cold-shock protein, whose protein sequence is MAAGEPAETVVGAVKWFDATRGFGFIATDGDRGDVLVHFSVLRDHGRRTLPEGARVACEVVARDRGLQARRILAIDLSTATGPDPDLVAKRNADRVDPTALIDAAGEPEPVVVKWFNRLKGYGFVVREGEVQDIFVHMETVRRAGLADLLPETRMRARIAEGRKGPLAVELIAD, encoded by the coding sequence ATGGCAGCAGGCGAGCCCGCCGAAACCGTGGTTGGCGCGGTCAAATGGTTCGACGCCACGCGCGGCTTCGGCTTCATCGCCACCGATGGCGATCGTGGCGACGTGCTGGTGCATTTCTCCGTCCTTCGCGATCATGGCCGCCGTACGCTTCCCGAGGGGGCACGCGTGGCGTGCGAGGTTGTCGCTCGCGACCGGGGCCTGCAGGCGCGCCGCATCCTTGCCATCGACCTTTCGACGGCGACCGGGCCCGATCCCGACCTTGTCGCGAAGCGCAATGCCGACCGCGTCGATCCCACCGCGTTGATCGATGCGGCCGGAGAGCCCGAGCCGGTCGTTGTCAAATGGTTCAACCGCCTCAAGGGCTATGGCTTCGTCGTCCGCGAGGGCGAGGTGCAGGATATTTTCGTGCACATGGAGACAGTCCGTCGCGCGGGTCTGGCCGATCTGCTGCCCGAGACGCGGATGCGCGCGCGCATCGCCGAGGGTCGCAAGGGGCCGCTCGCAGTCGAACTGATCGCCGACTGA
- a CDS encoding regulatory protein RecX: protein MARTPPREARPYDAQTLARAALDYAARYATTRAKLAAYLRRKLKERGWAGEGDPGVDALVARFADHGYVDDLAFADARAQSLLRRGYGARRIAASLRAAGIEADTAESLRDEIDSGAEDAALRFARRRRIGPYADHVPDRDERRRWVAAMARAGHAMDTVMRVLAMDAAELDIDVGDVTSQG, encoded by the coding sequence ATGGCCCGAACTCCCCCCCGTGAAGCCCGTCCCTATGACGCCCAGACGCTTGCGCGCGCAGCGCTCGATTACGCCGCGCGCTATGCAACGACGCGGGCAAAACTGGCCGCCTATCTGCGACGCAAGCTGAAGGAGCGGGGCTGGGCGGGGGAAGGCGATCCCGGGGTGGATGCGCTTGTCGCCCGATTTGCCGACCATGGCTATGTCGACGACCTGGCCTTTGCCGACGCCCGTGCCCAGTCGCTGTTGCGCCGCGGCTATGGCGCGCGACGCATTGCCGCATCGCTGCGCGCCGCCGGCATAGAGGCCGATACTGCCGAAAGTCTGCGCGACGAGATCGATTCCGGCGCGGAGGACGCCGCCCTGCGCTTCGCCCGCCGCCGCCGTATCGGCCCCTATGCCGATCATGTCCCGGACCGGGACGAACGCCGCCGCTGGGTGGCGGCGATGGCGCGGGCGGGGCATGCGATGGATACGGTCATGCGCGTGCTCGCGATGGACGCCGCCGAACTGGATATTGATGTCGGCGACGTAACGAGCCAAGGATGA